One window of the Chryseobacterium camelliae genome contains the following:
- a CDS encoding glycoside hydrolase family 3 C-terminal domain-containing protein, protein MDKNTLTLTGISRKAKYSGLFLALLAASTYAKAQNTYPIIKAGGKSFKDFNKNGKLDTWEDTRLPKDQRINAIIQQMTNAEKADLLIGTGMPGIEVLTGPVGDSKQGAVPGAAGGTASLDRFGIPPTVVADGPAGLRISPTRKDDSKTYYATAFPVGTALASTWNTALLEEVGKAMGNEVKEYGVDVLLAPALNIHRNPLNGRNFEYYSEDPLISGKTAAAIVNGIQSQGVGTSIKHFAANNEETNRLKINVHVSERAMRELYLKGFEIAVKESQPWTVMSSYNKVNGVYTSDSKDLLTQVLRKEWGFKGIVMTDWFGGFPGFESIRSGGISDVIAQMNAGNDLLMPGIPAQKKALLSALDSGKVSQETANINVKRILEYIFHTPTFTGYRYSNQPDLDRHAEVTRNAASEGMVLLKNESNTLPFSDKQKEVSLFGVTSYAWITGGTGSGSVNNKHTVSLLEGLKAAGYRLDKELADLYTPHADREVAAEKDRRKAKGILALPERLPEMKMDDAFIAKKAETSAIAFVTLGRNSGEGGDRKVDNDFNLASEELEMLDKISKVFHARGKKVVVILNTGGVIETASWKDKADAILLAWQPGQEGGHSVADVLSGKVNPSGKLTMTFPVNYTDTPSAKNFPGIPADNPKEVTYEEGIYVGYRYFNTFHVKPSYEFGYGKSYTDFDYQNIKVSPISGSSFTVSLDVKNTGTTSGKEVVQLYVSAPHHLADKPKSELKAYAKTKLLKPGETETVTLTLSPKDLASFITAKSAWIAEAGPYTVSAGASSLDIRQSANFQLPEEITVEKVQHVLPEDQPFKELKP, encoded by the coding sequence ATGGACAAGAATACATTGACGCTGACCGGTATTTCCCGGAAAGCAAAATATTCGGGATTGTTCCTTGCTCTGCTGGCTGCTTCAACTTATGCAAAAGCACAAAACACCTATCCGATAATAAAAGCAGGCGGTAAAAGCTTTAAGGATTTTAATAAAAACGGGAAGCTTGACACCTGGGAGGACACACGGCTCCCCAAAGACCAGAGAATCAATGCCATCATACAACAGATGACCAATGCTGAAAAAGCGGATTTGCTGATCGGCACAGGCATGCCCGGAATCGAAGTGCTTACCGGGCCTGTAGGCGACTCTAAACAGGGGGCGGTTCCCGGCGCAGCCGGTGGAACCGCTTCCCTGGACCGTTTCGGAATTCCTCCGACAGTGGTCGCAGACGGACCTGCCGGACTGAGAATATCCCCTACCCGTAAAGACGATTCAAAAACCTATTATGCAACCGCATTTCCTGTAGGTACGGCTCTAGCTTCCACCTGGAACACAGCTTTGCTGGAAGAGGTGGGAAAAGCAATGGGTAATGAAGTGAAGGAATACGGAGTAGACGTACTTTTGGCTCCTGCCCTCAACATCCACAGAAACCCGCTCAACGGACGGAATTTTGAATATTACTCAGAAGACCCCCTTATTTCAGGTAAAACAGCAGCGGCTATCGTGAATGGCATCCAGTCACAGGGTGTCGGGACTTCTATCAAGCATTTTGCTGCTAACAATGAAGAAACCAACCGTCTGAAGATCAACGTACATGTTTCCGAACGCGCCATGCGTGAACTGTACCTGAAGGGCTTTGAAATTGCGGTCAAAGAATCCCAGCCGTGGACGGTAATGTCATCCTATAATAAAGTAAACGGGGTTTATACTTCAGACAGCAAAGACCTGCTTACCCAGGTACTGAGGAAAGAATGGGGATTCAAAGGCATTGTGATGACGGACTGGTTCGGAGGGTTTCCCGGATTTGAGTCTATCCGGAGCGGCGGAATCTCCGATGTCATTGCCCAGATGAATGCCGGCAACGACCTGCTGATGCCAGGGATTCCGGCTCAGAAAAAGGCATTGCTTTCCGCCCTGGATTCCGGAAAGGTGTCTCAGGAAACGGCCAACATCAATGTAAAAAGAATCCTGGAATATATATTCCACACCCCTACTTTTACCGGTTACCGGTACAGCAACCAGCCGGATCTGGATCGGCATGCTGAAGTAACGAGGAATGCCGCATCAGAAGGCATGGTCCTGCTTAAAAATGAAAGCAATACCCTTCCTTTCAGCGATAAGCAGAAAGAAGTTTCCCTGTTCGGGGTAACTTCATACGCATGGATTACAGGAGGAACCGGAAGCGGAAGCGTTAACAACAAGCATACAGTTTCCCTGCTGGAAGGGCTGAAAGCAGCAGGCTACCGGCTAGATAAGGAACTGGCAGACCTTTACACGCCCCATGCTGATCGGGAAGTAGCAGCAGAAAAGGACCGGAGGAAAGCCAAAGGAATCCTGGCCCTGCCGGAAAGGCTTCCCGAAATGAAGATGGATGATGCCTTTATCGCTAAAAAAGCGGAAACATCAGCAATAGCTTTCGTTACCCTGGGAAGAAATTCGGGCGAAGGCGGTGACCGTAAAGTGGATAATGATTTCAATCTTGCCTCTGAAGAGCTTGAAATGCTGGACAAAATCTCAAAAGTATTTCATGCGAGAGGCAAAAAGGTAGTGGTCATCCTGAACACCGGCGGTGTTATTGAAACCGCTTCCTGGAAAGACAAAGCCGATGCCATCCTGCTGGCATGGCAGCCGGGACAGGAAGGCGGGCATTCTGTAGCAGACGTCCTTTCCGGAAAAGTCAACCCATCCGGAAAACTGACCATGACATTCCCGGTAAACTATACGGATACGCCTTCGGCCAAGAATTTCCCGGGCATCCCTGCAGACAATCCTAAAGAGGTTACGTACGAAGAAGGCATCTATGTAGGATACCGTTATTTTAATACGTTTCACGTAAAGCCATCATATGAATTCGGATACGGAAAATCCTATACGGATTTCGACTATCAAAATATTAAAGTCAGTCCAATATCCGGCTCATCTTTTACAGTAAGCCTCGACGTAAAGAATACGGGAACAACCAGCGGAAAGGAAGTGGTCCAGCTGTATGTATCAGCGCCGCACCATCTGGCGGACAAACCGAAATCTGAACTGAAAGCCTATGCCAAAACAAAGCTGCTGAAACCCGGAGAAACCGAGACGGTTACCCTGACGCTTTCCCCGAAAGACCTTGCTTCATTCATTACCGCAAAAAGTGCATGGATCGCTGAAGCAGGACCCTATACCGTATCAGCCGGCGCCTCATCACTGGATATCAGACAGTCTGCAAATTTCCAGCTCCCTGAGGAAATTACCGTTGAAAAAGTGCAGCATGTGCTTCCGGAAGACCAGCCGTTCAAAGAGCTGAAACCATAA
- a CDS encoding TlpA disulfide reductase family protein, with translation MKNTALFLIIMLSHGIFAQNSQFKIELYAPGYEKDSLFISPPMSGGNTQKIYGFTADSGPSITVMKDFNTIIVKKNRNFTISGEIPYPQPIAISYYDAKINGGYSTQPLFLEKGTINVEVKRAADNNMDYILHSGSPANTEYKAMKAQLKTYDDKLKPFQENDPKDIEAKQAFLQKYISKNPGSYVAFWEIVSDFSQYSFNTSYLKSLALFSPEVQKTFSYKEFKKMMNTENSTNVGGKFPEIIFNEKEKLSARDFSGSSLTLIDYWSTTCKPCIQDLPKLVTLYTKYKSQGVNFISVTDEKDPKRIETANHILEKNQVTWKNYFDILKEFPKKLNAAGYPLQILVDSNGTIIAREMGALDTIETKMQNYLSKQ, from the coding sequence GTGAAAAATACAGCCCTATTTTTGATCATCATGCTCAGCCATGGCATTTTTGCTCAGAACAGCCAGTTTAAAATTGAACTATATGCCCCGGGATATGAAAAAGATTCTCTTTTTATCAGCCCTCCCATGAGCGGTGGCAATACGCAAAAAATCTATGGCTTCACCGCAGATAGCGGGCCATCTATTACGGTTATGAAAGATTTTAATACCATCATCGTAAAGAAAAACCGCAACTTTACAATATCCGGTGAAATTCCTTATCCGCAGCCGATTGCCATTTCATATTATGATGCTAAAATAAATGGCGGCTATTCCACCCAGCCTCTTTTTCTGGAAAAAGGAACCATCAATGTTGAAGTAAAAAGAGCTGCAGATAATAATATGGATTATATCCTGCATTCCGGGAGCCCTGCAAATACAGAATATAAAGCCATGAAAGCGCAGCTGAAAACCTATGATGACAAGCTGAAACCCTTCCAGGAGAATGATCCAAAAGATATTGAAGCCAAACAGGCATTCCTCCAGAAATACATCAGCAAAAATCCGGGTTCGTATGTCGCTTTCTGGGAGATTGTCAGTGATTTCTCACAATACAGCTTCAATACATCTTATTTAAAAAGCCTTGCCCTGTTTTCACCTGAAGTACAAAAAACATTCAGCTATAAGGAATTTAAAAAGATGATGAATACGGAAAACTCTACCAACGTAGGAGGAAAATTCCCTGAAATCATCTTTAATGAGAAAGAAAAACTTTCCGCCAGGGATTTCTCCGGATCTTCATTGACACTTATTGATTACTGGTCCACTACCTGTAAGCCATGCATCCAGGATCTTCCCAAGCTCGTTACCCTGTATACTAAATACAAATCGCAAGGGGTTAACTTTATCAGTGTAACCGATGAAAAGGATCCGAAAAGGATTGAAACAGCCAATCATATTTTGGAAAAGAACCAGGTCACCTGGAAGAATTATTTTGATATCCTGAAAGAGTTTCCGAAAAAGTTGAATGCAGCAGGCTACCCTTTGCAGATCCTGGTAGACAGCAACGGAACTATCATCGCCCGGGAAATGGGTGCTTTGGATACCATAGAAACTAAAATGCAAAATTATCTTAGCAAACAGTAG
- a CDS encoding DUF3575 domain-containing protein: protein MKKYLIFLPFLFSTASAQETGTDAPEKMNIVKTNLTGYVFRNINLTYERSFKRWFSVNMGFGAVPEGKVPFINSFLSDEDEKRFQNLEIKSFNFTIEPRFYLGHGYGKGFYAAPYYRYSKVTSNTFDFYYDYNGPNGISYQIPLKGFGSVNGNSGGVMVGVQFLLTRKQNLVLDLWIAGAHYGAGKGDFTMTSDYILTPEMQAQLKREIEDLDIPYVNYSVETNERGARVIVDGPWIGFRSGLSLGYRF, encoded by the coding sequence ATGAAAAAATACTTGATTTTTTTACCATTTTTATTTTCAACAGCCTCAGCACAGGAAACCGGTACAGATGCTCCTGAAAAGATGAATATCGTTAAGACGAACCTCACCGGTTATGTATTCCGGAATATTAACCTGACATACGAAAGATCATTCAAACGCTGGTTTTCCGTGAATATGGGATTCGGGGCTGTACCTGAAGGAAAAGTACCCTTTATCAATTCTTTCCTGAGTGATGAGGATGAAAAAAGATTCCAGAACCTTGAAATAAAATCATTCAATTTCACCATAGAACCTCGTTTCTATCTCGGCCACGGCTATGGCAAAGGCTTTTATGCCGCTCCCTATTACCGTTACTCAAAAGTAACATCCAATACATTTGATTTTTACTATGATTATAACGGGCCGAATGGTATTTCTTACCAGATTCCGCTTAAGGGCTTTGGAAGTGTGAACGGAAACAGCGGCGGGGTGATGGTCGGTGTACAATTCCTGCTGACCAGGAAACAGAACCTGGTTCTGGACCTGTGGATTGCAGGCGCACACTACGGTGCGGGAAAAGGAGATTTTACAATGACCAGCGATTATATCCTGACTCCTGAAATGCAGGCACAGCTGAAACGCGAGATTGAAGACCTGGATATTCCATATGTCAATTATTCTGTGGAAACGAATGAGCGTGGAGCAAGGGTTATTGTGGATGGTCCATGGATCGGATTCAGGAGTGGCCTTTCACTGGGATATAGATTTTAG
- a CDS encoding ABC transporter ATP-binding protein: MKKQDTGGIIRRLFFIGMKFRSWFILTLIISIILSVVSTYRPYLTMEVVDNDITRLRDKGLMMQHIYILVGLVFAETILNFFLVYFSNFISQNVIRDIRERLYAKLIYFRTSFFDKTPIGQLVTRAVGDVETIATVYTDGFLMVFGDILRIVFVLVMMFSTNVHLSYITLAILPLMVVITRFFQKRLKKAFGDERTWTATQNSFVQERLAGMPIIQVFNRQEAEFKKFDEINITLKAALLRTVFIFSLFFPVVELISSLFIGFILFYGGYITISAGVVIAFIQYISMLIRPLRQIADRFNNIQRGIVGAERVLGLMDEDNSMPNTGTVVKDHFEGKIEFSNVHFAYDEKQEVLKGIDFKVNPGETVAIVGATGAGKSTIISLITRLYDINSGNILIDDVNLKDYELYNLRSHIGVVLQDVFLFHGSIFENLAFGDDTITLEKIKAGARQIEVDQFIEQLPGGYDYVVSERGSSISLGQRQLLSFLRAYLSDPKILILDEATSSIDHESEKLIQRATEKLTKDRTSIIIAHRLSTIEKADKIIVMEHGKIVEEGKHLELLDKNGYYATLYKAQLRHEVEAEADQDTL, from the coding sequence ATGAAAAAACAAGATACCGGAGGAATCATCAGGAGGCTCTTCTTTATCGGAATGAAGTTCCGTTCGTGGTTCATCCTTACCCTCATTATTTCGATCATATTGTCTGTGGTTTCCACTTACCGGCCGTACCTTACGATGGAAGTGGTGGACAATGACATTACCAGGCTCAGAGATAAAGGACTGATGATGCAGCACATCTACATTCTGGTAGGATTGGTGTTTGCGGAAACGATCCTGAACTTTTTCCTGGTGTATTTTTCCAATTTCATCTCCCAGAACGTTATCCGGGACATCCGGGAACGGCTGTACGCCAAACTGATCTATTTCAGGACTTCCTTTTTTGATAAAACCCCTATCGGACAGCTGGTAACCCGGGCGGTAGGTGATGTGGAAACCATTGCCACCGTATATACGGACGGATTCCTGATGGTATTCGGGGATATCCTGAGGATTGTGTTTGTACTCGTCATGATGTTCAGCACCAATGTGCACCTGAGCTATATTACTTTAGCCATCCTGCCTTTGATGGTTGTCATCACCAGGTTTTTCCAGAAAAGGCTGAAGAAAGCTTTCGGGGATGAGAGGACATGGACGGCTACCCAGAATTCTTTTGTACAGGAAAGGCTGGCCGGAATGCCGATCATCCAGGTATTCAACAGGCAGGAAGCTGAATTCAAAAAATTTGACGAGATCAATATTACGCTGAAAGCAGCATTGCTGAGAACCGTATTTATTTTCTCTCTGTTCTTTCCGGTAGTAGAGTTGATTTCTTCGCTTTTTATAGGGTTCATCCTATTTTATGGGGGATATATTACCATCAGTGCCGGTGTTGTTATTGCCTTTATCCAGTATATTTCGATGCTGATCCGTCCCTTACGACAGATTGCCGACCGTTTCAACAATATCCAGCGTGGCATCGTGGGCGCCGAACGGGTATTGGGATTAATGGATGAAGACAACTCGATGCCGAATACCGGAACCGTGGTTAAGGATCATTTTGAAGGTAAAATAGAATTCAGCAACGTCCATTTTGCTTATGATGAAAAGCAGGAAGTGCTGAAAGGCATAGATTTTAAAGTGAATCCGGGAGAAACAGTAGCCATTGTAGGAGCTACCGGCGCCGGGAAATCTACCATCATCAGCCTGATTACCCGGTTATATGATATCAATTCCGGGAATATCCTTATTGATGACGTCAACCTGAAAGATTATGAGCTGTATAATCTCAGGAGCCATATCGGAGTGGTTTTACAGGATGTTTTCCTGTTCCACGGCAGTATTTTTGAGAACCTTGCCTTCGGTGATGATACGATTACCCTGGAAAAGATCAAAGCCGGCGCCAGGCAGATTGAGGTAGACCAGTTTATCGAACAGCTTCCCGGAGGATACGATTATGTCGTAAGCGAAAGGGGATCTTCCATATCATTAGGCCAGCGCCAGTTATTGTCATTCCTGAGAGCTTATCTTTCCGATCCTAAAATCCTTATCCTGGATGAGGCCACTTCCTCCATCGACCATGAAAGCGAAAAGCTGATCCAGCGCGCGACGGAAAAGCTGACCAAAGACCGGACTTCCATTATCATCGCACACAGGCTTTCCACCATTGAGAAAGCGGATAAGATCATCGTTATGGAGCACGGTAAGATTGTAGAGGAGGGGAAACATCTGGAACTCCTGGATAAAAACGGGTATTACGCCACCTTATACAAAGCTCAGCTCAGGCATGAGGTAGAGGCAGAAGCAGACCAGGATACATTATAA
- a CDS encoding DUF6705 family protein encodes MVKLKIMDLKMILLLHVFLTACSCRSQVLPINTSLKDIPANAYVKDLNNEFASYVGMYTTTYQGNNITLYITKVENKLEKSSQKNYYLDVLDIKYIVKNASGNILQDTQNNNLPKIHLYSIGIRPYENSIHFFYSGTNCRAGWGKVILKKINATEISWEYIPNSTIIDSAQCPPATDTTIYLPETKDLIFTKQ; translated from the coding sequence ATGGTGAAGCTAAAAATAATGGACTTAAAAATGATATTACTTTTACATGTGTTTTTAACAGCATGTTCATGTAGATCACAAGTACTGCCAATAAACACATCTTTGAAAGATATTCCAGCAAATGCCTATGTTAAGGATCTCAATAATGAATTCGCATCTTATGTTGGAATGTATACGACCACCTATCAAGGCAATAATATCACCTTATATATTACTAAGGTTGAAAATAAATTAGAAAAAAGTTCACAAAAGAATTATTATCTGGATGTGTTGGATATTAAATACATTGTTAAAAATGCATCCGGAAATATTCTTCAAGATACTCAAAATAACAATCTTCCCAAAATACATCTATACAGCATAGGTATAAGGCCGTATGAAAATTCTATTCATTTTTTTTATAGCGGTACGAATTGCAGAGCCGGCTGGGGAAAGGTTATTTTAAAAAAAATTAATGCGACAGAAATTTCTTGGGAATATATTCCAAACAGCACCATTATTGACAGTGCTCAATGTCCGCCAGCAACAGATACTACGATTTATCTTCCGGAAACGAAAGATCTGATCTTCACAAAGCAATGA
- a CDS encoding DUF6705 family protein: MNKPDVILKKLMDIKITTLKKTSLLIYMVCISSCQAQNLPLSTALSNIPKNAHVKDLNNELTPYIGTYKATFNGNEIILFISKEDDKHMHYGNQEFYRDALVMKYIVTNSTGTILQDTKNSNSSINLVSTKIKSDENSVIFIYSGTKCGVGWGDIYLKKLNSTQISWEYIPDSTIIDSAKCPPGTDITIYLPETKDLIFTKQQN, translated from the coding sequence ATGAATAAGCCTGATGTAATATTAAAAAAATTGATGGATATAAAAATAACAACATTAAAGAAAACATCACTTCTGATCTATATGGTCTGCATCTCGTCCTGCCAGGCACAAAATCTGCCTTTGTCTACGGCTTTATCAAATATTCCTAAAAATGCTCATGTAAAAGATTTAAACAATGAGCTGACACCATACATTGGTACTTATAAGGCAACTTTCAATGGGAATGAAATAATTTTATTTATTTCTAAAGAAGATGACAAACATATGCATTATGGAAACCAAGAGTTCTATCGAGATGCTTTAGTAATGAAATATATAGTTACAAACTCTACTGGAACTATTTTGCAGGATACAAAAAATAGTAATTCTTCTATTAATTTAGTCAGCACAAAGATTAAATCAGACGAAAATTCTGTAATATTTATTTACAGTGGTACCAAATGCGGTGTTGGCTGGGGAGATATTTATTTAAAAAAACTTAATTCCACACAGATCTCCTGGGAATATATTCCTGACAGTACCATTATTGACAGCGCTAAATGTCCGCCAGGAACTGATATTACAATCTATCTTCCGGAAACGAAAGATCTGATTTTCACAAAGCAACAGAACTAA
- the truA gene encoding tRNA pseudouridine(38-40) synthase TruA, whose product MKLKYFCPLIQTTLRYFIEFSYNGKNYFGYQIQPDAVSVQEEMEKALSTIIREDIKTTGAGRTDTGVHARKIFAHFDTQKEIDANLPHRLNSFLPPDIAVHRIFPVKDDFHARFDATYRTYEYYISLEKNPFTQESAWQHWKRPLDIIPMNEACKILFEYEDFTSFAKLKTDNKTNICKIYKAEWEQNGSELKFTVSANRFLRNMVRAIVGTMAEIGAGKIPSDDLRRIIEDKNRNAAGTSAPGHGLYLVDVGYEF is encoded by the coding sequence ATGAAATTAAAGTATTTTTGTCCACTTATTCAGACGACATTGAGGTACTTCATAGAATTTTCATACAACGGCAAAAATTATTTCGGTTATCAGATCCAGCCGGACGCTGTTTCCGTGCAGGAAGAGATGGAAAAAGCACTGTCCACCATTATCAGGGAAGACATTAAAACCACCGGAGCCGGACGTACGGATACCGGTGTCCACGCCAGAAAGATATTTGCCCATTTCGATACCCAAAAAGAAATTGACGCGAATCTCCCGCACCGGCTGAACAGCTTTCTTCCGCCCGATATAGCCGTACACAGGATTTTTCCGGTAAAGGATGATTTCCACGCACGCTTTGACGCTACTTACCGCACATATGAATATTATATCTCCCTGGAGAAAAACCCTTTCACCCAGGAATCCGCCTGGCAGCACTGGAAAAGGCCGCTGGACATCATTCCCATGAATGAAGCCTGCAAGATCCTGTTTGAATACGAAGATTTCACCAGCTTTGCCAAGCTGAAGACGGATAATAAAACCAACATCTGCAAAATTTACAAGGCCGAATGGGAGCAGAACGGCAGTGAACTGAAATTTACCGTCTCTGCCAACCGTTTCCTGCGCAATATGGTGCGGGCGATCGTAGGAACCATGGCGGAAATAGGCGCAGGAAAGATTCCATCTGATGATCTTCGCAGGATCATCGAAGATAAAAACCGGAATGCAGCCGGAACTTCGGCTCCCGGCCATGGCTTGTACCTGGTGGATGTCGGATATGAGTTTTGA
- the lpxK gene encoding tetraacyldisaccharide 4'-kinase: MKRWYLYPFSLGYHFVTGFRNTLYDLGLFKSTKFKTPIINVGNLSVGGSGKSPMVMYLAQYLSKHYRTGVLSRGYGRLSKGYGVTNYESNYKTVGDEAMQLFERFKNRFVIAVCEDRVPGAQKVISDMDLDVLILDDALQHRAIKPGFTILMTDFNDPYFRDHLLPAGDLRESRKGAKRADIIMVSKCPDELTEETKQYYVSRIRPERSQKVFFSSIGYDENVYGKEKMLPDNNLNYYDILLITGIANPKPLLQHLAKFSQRVKHLKFRDHHNFSDDDIKKIIAEYKKLGEYKLILTTEKDYVRLKTFDYLRDLVYYWPINVIIDRKEEFNQMILDYVRKN; the protein is encoded by the coding sequence ATGAAAAGATGGTATCTGTATCCTTTTTCCCTTGGTTATCATTTCGTAACCGGTTTCCGGAACACCCTGTATGACCTTGGGCTTTTTAAGTCGACAAAGTTCAAAACACCGATCATTAATGTCGGTAACCTTTCTGTGGGTGGCAGCGGAAAATCCCCTATGGTGATGTACCTTGCGCAGTACCTGTCTAAGCACTACCGCACAGGGGTCCTTTCCCGCGGCTACGGAAGACTGTCGAAAGGATATGGCGTGACCAATTATGAAAGCAACTACAAAACCGTGGGCGATGAAGCCATGCAGTTGTTTGAACGCTTTAAAAACCGTTTTGTGATTGCCGTTTGTGAGGACCGGGTTCCCGGAGCCCAGAAAGTGATTTCAGATATGGACCTGGACGTGCTTATTCTTGATGATGCCCTCCAGCACAGGGCAATAAAGCCCGGCTTTACCATACTGATGACAGATTTCAATGATCCGTATTTCAGGGACCACCTGCTTCCTGCCGGTGACCTCAGGGAATCCAGGAAAGGGGCTAAAAGAGCGGATATTATTATGGTCAGCAAATGTCCAGACGAGCTTACTGAGGAAACGAAACAGTATTATGTTTCACGGATCAGGCCGGAGCGCAGCCAGAAAGTCTTCTTTTCTTCCATCGGATATGATGAGAATGTCTACGGAAAAGAAAAAATGCTTCCGGATAACAACCTCAATTACTATGATATCCTGCTGATTACAGGAATTGCCAATCCAAAGCCTTTGCTGCAGCACCTTGCCAAATTCTCACAGCGGGTCAAGCATCTGAAATTCCGTGACCATCATAATTTTTCTGATGACGACATCAAAAAAATCATTGCCGAATATAAGAAACTAGGAGAATATAAACTGATCCTGACAACGGAAAAAGATTATGTACGCCTGAAAACATTCGATTACTTAAGGGATCTCGTATATTACTGGCCCATCAATGTCATTATCGACCGTAAAGAAGAGTTCAACCAAATGATCCTTGATTATGTTAGAAAAAATTAA
- a CDS encoding purine-nucleoside phosphorylase: MLEKIKKTSEFIRNIIQETPDFAIVLGSGLGKLQDEIEPIHTLEYQDIPDFPQTTVAGHSGKLIYGMLEGKKVLMMSGRFHYYEGHSMETVVFPIRVFHLLGIKKLILSNASGGVNKDYQIGDIAIVKDHINMMPEHPLRGSNIDAFGPRFVDMSEPYSRSMIAAAEQVAREHNIHIHQGVYVALQGPTFETPAEYGMIKAIGGDMVGMSTVPEVIVARHMNMEVFCISVITDLGGPDIAYAVSHEEVLNAANKAMPDVISLVKGLLKSIS, encoded by the coding sequence ATGTTAGAAAAAATTAAGAAAACATCTGAATTCATCAGGAATATCATTCAGGAAACCCCTGATTTTGCCATTGTCCTGGGTTCCGGACTGGGAAAACTACAGGATGAAATAGAGCCGATCCATACTCTTGAATACCAGGATATCCCGGATTTCCCACAGACTACGGTTGCCGGGCACAGCGGAAAACTGATCTATGGAATGCTTGAAGGCAAAAAGGTACTGATGATGAGCGGACGTTTCCACTATTATGAAGGGCACTCCATGGAAACAGTGGTATTCCCGATCAGGGTATTCCATTTGCTGGGTATTAAAAAACTGATCCTTTCCAATGCATCAGGCGGCGTGAATAAGGATTATCAGATCGGTGATATTGCCATTGTAAAGGACCACATCAATATGATGCCTGAGCATCCGCTCCGCGGCAGCAACATCGATGCTTTCGGACCGCGGTTTGTCGATATGAGCGAACCGTACAGCAGAAGCATGATTGCGGCAGCTGAACAGGTAGCCCGGGAACATAATATCCATATCCACCAAGGGGTATACGTTGCCCTGCAGGGACCTACTTTTGAGACACCGGCAGAGTACGGGATGATTAAAGCCATCGGAGGCGATATGGTAGGAATGAGCACTGTACCTGAAGTGATCGTTGCCCGCCACATGAATATGGAAGTATTCTGTATTTCCGTGATTACAGACCTGGGAGGACCGGATATTGCCTATGCAGTATCGCATGAAGAAGTCCTTAATGCCGCTAACAAAGCTATGCCGGATGTTATTTCCCTGGTCAAAGGACTGCTGAAGAGCATCAGCTGA
- a CDS encoding TlpA family protein disulfide reductase produces the protein MKKLLLLLMMGIFGLGCSQQAPKVLKTGFSKEALQQKLQDEDGKIITVQQILDQHKGKVVVLDFWAGWCRDCLKALPKAEELEKNNPDVDFVFLSLERSKEGFDKNLERFHMKDKANYWFASGWKNDFNNYVDLNWIPRYMVIDQKSGIAKYYAISPEDPDIQSTIDRLSK, from the coding sequence ATGAAAAAGCTGTTGCTGTTATTAATGATGGGTATATTTGGATTGGGCTGTTCACAACAGGCTCCGAAAGTTCTTAAAACGGGATTTTCAAAGGAGGCTTTACAGCAGAAACTGCAAGATGAGGATGGAAAAATCATTACGGTCCAGCAAATCCTGGATCAGCATAAAGGAAAGGTTGTCGTGCTTGATTTCTGGGCCGGATGGTGCAGGGATTGTCTGAAAGCCTTGCCTAAAGCCGAGGAACTGGAAAAAAACAACCCTGATGTTGATTTTGTATTCCTTTCTCTTGAACGCTCTAAAGAAGGTTTTGATAAAAACCTGGAACGATTCCATATGAAGGACAAGGCCAATTACTGGTTTGCTTCCGGATGGAAAAATGACTTCAATAATTATGTAGACCTGAACTGGATCCCAAGGTATATGGTGATTGACCAAAAATCCGGTATCGCCAAATATTATGCGATATCCCCTGAAGATCCGGACATCCAGTCAACCATAGACAGGCTGTCAAAATAA